The Apibacter raozihei genome contains a region encoding:
- a CDS encoding acyl-CoA thioesterase: protein MIKVTTKVRVRYGETDQMGYIYYGNYPSYFEVGRVELFRSIGLSYKDIEDSGVMLPVADLSVKYIKPGRYDDELSVTTYINKLPDGVRIFFEYEIRNQDEIVLTTGSTTLYFMDKKTGKILRCPELIKSIMKPFFE from the coding sequence AACCAAAGTAAGAGTAAGATATGGAGAAACCGATCAAATGGGCTATATCTATTATGGAAATTATCCATCCTATTTTGAAGTAGGAAGAGTCGAATTATTTAGGTCTATAGGTTTGTCTTACAAAGATATAGAAGACAGCGGAGTAATGTTGCCGGTCGCAGATTTATCTGTGAAATATATAAAACCCGGACGCTATGATGATGAATTATCAGTAACAACTTATATAAATAAATTACCAGACGGAGTGCGAATTTTTTTTGAATATGAGATAAGAAATCAAGATGAAATTGTATTAACTACAGGGTCAACTACTCTATATTTTATGGATAAAAAAACAGGTAAAATTTTACGTTGTCCGGAGTTAATAAAATCGATT